One Sanguibacter keddieii DSM 10542 genomic window carries:
- a CDS encoding DUF4118 domain-containing protein: MGDTRTGRLTVYLGAAPGVGKTFAMLDEARRRRARGTDVVVGLVETHGRQATAEQVGDLEVLPRAVVPYRGTELGELDVAGVLARAPEVVLVDELAHTNAPGSTHPKRWQDVADLLEAGIDVVTTVNVQHLESLGDDVHAITGVRQRETVPDHVVRSADQVQLVDLSPDALRRRLAHGNVYRAEQIDASLSSYFRVGNLTALRELALLWLADSVDDALTRYRSDHAIDGTWPARERIVVAVTGGPEGETLLRRGARIAQRTAGSELLAVHVLATDGLPSAPPAAIASDRDLTRALGGTFHTVVGEDVPSAVVDFARGVNATMIVVGVSRHSRVREALLGSSSAQTAQLAGSIDVHLVTHDHARSGSPLRRRWSALSRTRQVSGWALAVVLPAVLTGLVWWFRGDVSLTTELMLFLAGTVGVALVGGLWPAVVTALVSFVCVNWFFTPPTGMLTVSNPENALALVVFVVVAVSVASVVDLAARRTAQAYRARAEASTLAALSRSVLSGDDSADAVVSRLAETFAVSEVRLEERTGAKAPWVTVAQTHRAGQRGGVDAEASTVRIDDDRRLVVVGRTLPASDQQVLEAFAAQAGIVLEYRRLREAASQAAVLEQADATRTALLAAVSHDLRTPLASIRAAIDGLSAADVQLDAEDQAALLDTIGGSTARLEALIANLLDLSRIQTGSVRAVLVARSVDEIVPVAVDGFAPGQVDLDVPDNLPLVLTDAGLLERAVANVVANAVRFSPAGVPVLVTASARPGEVEIRVVDRGPGLDDDRKQRMFEPFQRLGDTSPDGLGLGLAVAQGLVRAVGATVVVDDTPGGGLTMVLTVPTAEGSTAAPAVPTAESLSDRGGA; encoded by the coding sequence ATGGGTGACACGCGCACGGGGCGGCTCACGGTGTACCTGGGGGCCGCCCCCGGCGTGGGCAAGACCTTCGCGATGCTCGACGAGGCACGGCGCCGCCGCGCCCGCGGCACCGACGTGGTCGTCGGCCTCGTCGAGACCCACGGGCGGCAGGCGACCGCCGAGCAGGTCGGCGACCTCGAGGTGCTGCCCCGTGCGGTCGTGCCGTACCGCGGCACCGAGCTCGGCGAGCTCGACGTCGCCGGTGTCCTCGCCCGAGCACCCGAGGTGGTGCTCGTCGACGAGCTCGCGCACACCAACGCCCCCGGCTCGACGCACCCCAAGCGCTGGCAGGACGTCGCCGACCTCCTCGAGGCCGGCATCGACGTGGTGACCACCGTCAACGTCCAGCACCTCGAGTCCCTCGGCGACGACGTCCACGCCATCACCGGCGTCCGCCAGCGCGAGACCGTGCCCGACCACGTGGTGCGGTCCGCCGACCAGGTGCAGCTCGTCGACCTGTCGCCCGACGCGCTGCGCCGCCGCCTCGCGCACGGCAACGTGTACCGCGCCGAGCAGATCGACGCCTCGCTCTCGTCGTACTTCCGCGTCGGCAACCTCACCGCGCTGCGCGAGCTCGCGCTCCTGTGGCTCGCCGACAGCGTCGACGACGCCCTCACCCGCTACCGCTCCGACCACGCGATCGACGGCACGTGGCCGGCGCGCGAGCGCATCGTCGTGGCTGTCACCGGTGGCCCCGAGGGGGAGACGCTGCTGCGCCGCGGTGCCCGCATCGCCCAGCGCACCGCGGGCTCCGAGCTGCTCGCCGTGCACGTCCTGGCGACCGACGGCCTGCCGTCGGCGCCACCCGCCGCGATCGCCTCCGACCGTGACCTCACCCGGGCGCTCGGCGGCACCTTCCACACCGTCGTCGGCGAGGACGTCCCGTCGGCCGTCGTCGACTTCGCCCGCGGCGTCAACGCCACCATGATCGTCGTCGGCGTCTCGCGGCACTCCCGGGTGCGCGAGGCGCTGCTCGGCTCGTCGAGCGCGCAGACCGCGCAGCTCGCCGGGAGCATCGACGTGCACCTCGTCACCCACGACCACGCGAGGTCGGGGTCACCGCTGCGCCGCCGGTGGTCGGCGCTGTCGAGGACGCGGCAGGTGAGCGGGTGGGCGCTCGCGGTCGTGCTGCCCGCGGTCCTCACGGGTCTCGTCTGGTGGTTCCGGGGTGACGTGTCGCTGACCACGGAGCTCATGCTGTTCCTCGCGGGGACCGTCGGTGTCGCGCTGGTCGGCGGTCTGTGGCCCGCGGTGGTCACGGCGCTGGTGTCCTTCGTGTGCGTCAACTGGTTCTTCACGCCGCCCACCGGGATGCTCACGGTCTCCAACCCGGAGAACGCGCTGGCGCTGGTGGTCTTCGTGGTGGTCGCGGTGTCGGTCGCCTCGGTGGTCGACCTCGCGGCCCGGCGCACCGCCCAGGCGTACCGGGCACGGGCCGAGGCGTCGACGCTCGCCGCCTTGTCGCGGTCGGTGCTCTCCGGGGACGACTCGGCCGACGCCGTGGTGTCGCGGCTGGCCGAGACCTTCGCGGTGTCCGAGGTACGGCTCGAGGAGCGCACAGGGGCGAAGGCCCCGTGGGTCACGGTGGCGCAGACGCACCGTGCCGGCCAGCGCGGCGGGGTCGACGCCGAGGCGTCGACGGTCCGCATCGACGACGACCGCCGGCTGGTGGTGGTCGGCCGCACGCTGCCGGCGAGCGACCAGCAGGTGCTCGAGGCCTTCGCCGCCCAGGCGGGGATCGTGCTCGAGTACCGCCGGCTCCGTGAGGCCGCGTCGCAGGCTGCCGTCCTCGAGCAGGCCGACGCGACCCGCACGGCGCTGCTCGCCGCCGTCTCGCACGACCTGCGGACACCGCTCGCGTCGATCCGCGCCGCCATCGACGGGCTCAGCGCCGCCGACGTGCAGCTGGACGCGGAGGACCAGGCCGCGCTCCTCGACACCATCGGCGGGTCGACCGCGCGCCTCGAGGCGCTCATCGCGAACCTGCTCGACCTGTCCCGCATCCAGACGGGCAGCGTGCGGGCCGTGCTCGTGGCGCGGTCGGTCGACGAGATCGTGCCCGTGGCCGTCGACGGCTTCGCCCCCGGACAGGTGGACCTCGACGTCCCCGACAACCTGCCGCTCGTGCTCACCGACGCCGGGCTGCTCGAGCGCGCCGTCGCGAACGTCGTCGCCAACGCCGTGCGCTTCTCGCCCGCCGGGGTGCCCGTGCTCGTCACGGCGTCGGCGCGGCCGGGGGAGGTCGAGATCCGGGTGGTGGACCGGGGACCCGGCCTCGACGACGACCGCAAGCAGCGCATGTTCGAGCCCTTCCAGCGGCTCGGCGACACGTCGCCCGACGGGCTGGGCCTCGGGCTCGCGGTAGCGCAGGGCCTGGTGCGGGCCGTCGGGGCTACCGTGGTCGTCGACGACACCCCGGGAGGTGGGCTGACCATGGTGCTGACCGTGCCGACTGCGGAGGGATCGACCGCGGCACCGGCCGTGCCGACGGCGGAGAGCCTTTCTGACAGGGGCGGGGCGTGA